In the Flagellimonas sp. MMG031 genome, one interval contains:
- a CDS encoding helix-turn-helix domain-containing protein gives MIQQLHIPKNPALSRVVKFMTYVELTKEDILDGWTAIFPNATTNMMFSLDDDILVNQTSTVNSIYTSCSSTVFFKPYVGMKFMTVQFSGYGLSYVKKIPAHELLDTLSHLDLIFSMSEIDRISMRLKESKSITDKFSVLEMFISKKVGIPEVDPRLPYALDLFSSGHSISIDALSESLCISNRGLQKLFKKHIGMSPSYYHKIIRFNKAVRLLSMNSESSLTQISYACGYFDQAHFIKDFREFGGLSPSEFLRYKANRSDFYNYRITKLDTLVDLNH, from the coding sequence GTGATTCAACAACTCCATATACCCAAAAACCCAGCCCTTTCACGAGTGGTGAAATTTATGACCTATGTGGAGTTGACCAAAGAGGACATTTTGGACGGATGGACGGCCATCTTCCCCAACGCTACTACAAACATGATGTTTAGTTTGGATGACGACATACTTGTCAATCAAACCTCGACGGTTAACTCCATTTATACTTCATGCAGTTCAACTGTGTTTTTTAAACCATACGTAGGCATGAAGTTTATGACCGTTCAATTTAGTGGTTATGGGCTTTCGTATGTAAAAAAAATCCCGGCCCATGAACTTTTGGATACGCTGAGCCATCTGGATTTGATTTTTTCGATGAGCGAGATTGATCGCATCTCAATGCGATTGAAGGAAAGTAAATCCATTACAGATAAGTTTTCCGTTTTGGAGATGTTCATCAGCAAGAAAGTAGGAATTCCAGAAGTGGACCCAAGACTCCCCTATGCCTTAGATCTGTTCAGTTCGGGGCACTCCATTTCCATTGATGCCTTGAGCGAATCCTTGTGTATTTCAAACCGAGGATTGCAAAAACTATTTAAAAAGCATATTGGCATGAGCCCTTCCTACTACCACAAAATCATTCGTTTCAATAAAGCGGTTCGGTTACTTTCGATGAATTCCGAAAGTTCACTCACACAGATTTCCTATGCCTGTGGTTATTTTGACCAAGCCCACTTTATTAAAGACTTTAGAGAGTTTGGTGGTCTTTCTCCTTCTGAATTTTTACGGTACAAAGCTAATCGTTCGGATTTTTACAATTACCGGATTACCAAGTTGGATACCTTGGTTGACCTCAACCACTAA
- a CDS encoding amidohydrolase family protein, with translation MKKIFTGLLFISVLGTLYAQRYSGPIIDMHVHAYNQELGGMMFGMDHPNPLKNERYKGVKTPEEQKTETFKKMDEHNIVLALTSDGQLWKAENPERILVSGRNMPLDQLKEMALKGELAAIGELNPFYGGITADDTSQKPFFDLAEELGIPVGFHVMPGGPPGGLYHLGMDLIRVKNANPKQLEKVLVSHPNLKVYVMHGGWPYLEDMKAMLYMHPQLYLDVAAIDWVLPQAEFHNFIKGLVDAGFGKRIMFGTDQMVWPETIDIAVEAINSADFLTLEQKEDIFYDNAANFLGLSASMTYKHKQK, from the coding sequence ATGAAAAAAATATTTACCGGATTGTTATTCATATCTGTTTTGGGAACCCTTTATGCCCAACGCTACTCTGGACCTATTATCGATATGCACGTGCATGCTTACAATCAAGAACTTGGAGGCATGATGTTTGGTATGGACCACCCCAATCCACTCAAAAACGAAAGGTACAAAGGAGTAAAAACGCCAGAAGAGCAGAAAACGGAGACCTTTAAAAAAATGGACGAACACAACATTGTGTTGGCGCTCACCTCCGATGGTCAATTATGGAAAGCCGAAAATCCTGAACGCATATTGGTAAGCGGACGAAATATGCCATTGGACCAATTAAAAGAGATGGCGTTAAAAGGAGAATTGGCGGCCATTGGCGAACTCAATCCATTTTATGGTGGGATTACTGCGGATGACACTTCACAAAAACCTTTTTTTGACCTTGCTGAGGAATTGGGGATCCCAGTAGGATTTCATGTAATGCCCGGCGGACCTCCTGGCGGACTTTATCATTTGGGAATGGATCTAATCCGGGTAAAGAATGCCAACCCCAAACAACTAGAGAAAGTTTTGGTGAGTCACCCCAATCTTAAAGTGTACGTTATGCATGGTGGGTGGCCATATTTGGAAGATATGAAGGCCATGCTTTATATGCATCCGCAATTGTATTTGGATGTGGCCGCGATTGACTGGGTGCTGCCCCAGGCAGAGTTCCATAACTTTATTAAAGGATTGGTAGATGCAGGTTTCGGGAAAAGGATTATGTTCGGAACTGACCAAATGGTTTGGCCCGAGACTATAGATATTGCCGTGGAGGCCATCAACTCCGCTGATTTTTTGACCTTGGAACAGAAAGAGGATATATTCTATGATAATGCTGCAAATTTTCTAGGACTATCAGCATCTATGACCTATAAACACAAACAAAAGTAA
- a CDS encoding efflux RND transporter periplasmic adaptor subunit, translating into MRRFSIFIGLFVVLCYASCESKKHENKEETKYLVSSPIQMDTSITKDYVCQIHSVRHIELRALEKGYLQHIYVDEGQHVKKGQQMFHIMPNVYQADLQKAKAEAEVAEIEYKNTKLLADGNVVSANELAMAKAELDRAKAEVSLAETHLGFTDIRAPFDGIMDHLEVREGSLLDEGELLTKLSDNSKMWVYFNVPEAEYLDYITTTKKNEKQEVELLMANNKKFNQSGVVETIEGEFNHETGNIAFRATFPNPDGILRHGETGSILMKVPLKEAMLIPQKATFEVLDKKFVFVIDENDTVQQREIEIGAELPHLFVVEKGLSLNDKVLLEGIRMVRNGEKIHYEFEKPESVLSHLELYAE; encoded by the coding sequence ATGAGGAGATTTTCTATCTTCATCGGCTTGTTTGTAGTGTTGTGCTATGCGAGCTGCGAATCCAAAAAACACGAAAACAAGGAAGAGACCAAGTATCTCGTATCAAGTCCAATCCAAATGGACACGTCTATCACCAAGGATTATGTCTGCCAAATCCATTCCGTTCGCCATATTGAACTTAGGGCTTTGGAAAAAGGGTATTTACAACATATTTATGTGGACGAAGGGCAACATGTAAAAAAGGGACAACAAATGTTCCACATTATGCCCAATGTGTACCAAGCCGACCTACAAAAGGCTAAAGCGGAAGCCGAAGTCGCTGAAATTGAATATAAAAACACCAAATTACTGGCAGACGGGAACGTTGTTTCGGCCAATGAGCTGGCCATGGCCAAAGCAGAATTGGATAGGGCCAAAGCAGAGGTTAGTCTGGCGGAAACCCATTTGGGCTTTACAGACATCCGGGCCCCTTTCGATGGCATAATGGACCATCTCGAAGTTAGGGAGGGAAGTCTTTTGGATGAAGGAGAGCTGCTGACCAAACTCTCTGACAATTCCAAAATGTGGGTCTATTTCAATGTGCCCGAAGCAGAGTATTTGGATTACATAACCACAACCAAAAAGAATGAAAAGCAGGAAGTGGAGCTTTTGATGGCCAACAATAAAAAGTTCAATCAGTCCGGGGTAGTGGAAACCATAGAAGGGGAATTCAACCACGAAACCGGAAATATTGCTTTTAGGGCCACTTTCCCCAATCCTGATGGGATTTTGAGACATGGAGAAACAGGGAGTATTTTAATGAAGGTTCCGTTAAAGGAAGCTATGCTGATTCCCCAAAAGGCCACTTTTGAAGTATTGGACAAAAAATTTGTCTTTGTGATCGATGAAAACGATACCGTTCAGCAAAGGGAAATCGAAATCGGTGCTGAATTGCCTCATCTTTTTGTTGTTGAAAAGGGACTCTCCTTGAACGACAAGGTACTATTGGAAGGTATCCGAATGGTTCGGAACGGGGAAAAGATTCATTACGAATTCGAAAAACCCGAATCCGTATTGTCACACCTAGAGTTGTATGCTGAGTAA
- a CDS encoding amidohydrolase family protein produces MKKLLLLLLFAIMGSCSQPVTYDMVFENVHLFDGYKDMGRVHIGINKDTIAAITSEKISGDSIINGAGKFIVPGLVNAHVHASELEHLQQGYEHGILTLLNMHTGLEDRESDWKEMTRDSVGFSSLYGAGHAATVPNGHPTQFSPGMETINDSVSIKIWVDNRIQNGVDYIKVIHENRSFMGNPAQPTLDYPQIKEIIDYAHEKGYKVVVHATTVEGMLEIAAFKPDGFVHMVDYKDELPIDDSYYQTIQQSGAFIVPTGGISLKSMDGLPPFMIEWVNANLLNATERAAIIKKYHENNILLVAGTDAQEGQMDFGKDYFLELDLYQMAGLSNTEILKTATGNAAKAFNLPIGELFVGSKATFVVLNDSPLEDIANLQNIGEVWKNGKRE; encoded by the coding sequence ATGAAAAAACTCCTATTACTATTGCTGTTTGCCATTATGGGCAGCTGTTCCCAACCCGTAACGTATGATATGGTTTTTGAAAATGTCCATTTATTCGATGGTTACAAGGATATGGGAAGGGTACATATTGGCATCAACAAAGACACCATTGCTGCGATTACCTCCGAAAAAATATCGGGTGACTCCATTATAAATGGAGCCGGTAAATTTATTGTTCCAGGTTTGGTCAACGCCCATGTTCACGCCTCCGAATTGGAGCATTTACAGCAAGGGTATGAACATGGCATACTGACTCTGCTCAATATGCATACGGGACTCGAAGACAGGGAGAGCGACTGGAAAGAAATGACCCGTGATTCCGTCGGTTTTTCTTCCTTGTATGGCGCTGGGCATGCCGCCACGGTTCCCAATGGCCATCCTACACAGTTCAGTCCCGGTATGGAAACCATAAACGATTCCGTGTCCATTAAAATATGGGTCGACAACCGTATTCAAAATGGGGTCGATTATATCAAGGTGATTCATGAAAACCGCAGTTTTATGGGCAATCCCGCGCAACCAACATTGGATTACCCACAAATCAAGGAAATCATTGACTATGCACACGAAAAGGGATATAAAGTGGTTGTCCATGCCACTACGGTAGAAGGAATGCTGGAGATTGCTGCGTTTAAACCCGATGGTTTTGTACATATGGTGGACTATAAGGATGAATTGCCGATTGATGACTCCTACTATCAAACTATACAACAAAGCGGTGCCTTTATTGTCCCCACTGGCGGAATATCCCTAAAATCCATGGATGGTCTTCCCCCATTTATGATCGAGTGGGTCAACGCCAACCTCCTGAACGCAACGGAAAGGGCAGCCATTATAAAAAAATATCACGAAAACAACATTTTACTAGTAGCTGGTACCGATGCGCAAGAGGGTCAGATGGATTTTGGCAAAGATTACTTTTTGGAGTTAGACCTGTACCAAATGGCGGGGCTATCAAACACCGAAATACTTAAAACCGCAACCGGAAACGCCGCGAAAGCGTTCAATTTGCCCATAGGCGAATTATTCGTGGGTAGTAAAGCCACTTTTGTTGTATTGAACGACAGCCCTTTGGAAGACATCGCAAATCTTCAAAACATTGGCGAAGTGTGGAAAAATGGCAAAAGGGAATAA
- a CDS encoding efflux RND transporter permease subunit, which produces MFKKFIHRPVLAIVISVIIVFTGLLAIKQLPISQFPQIAPTTVNIFIAYPGSSADVLVKSTLIPLETSINGVQGMRYIASDATSAGEGTLRVIFEPGTDPNQAVVRVKTRVDQVMPLLPELVQREGVIITPVQPSMLMYVNLYSDAKNNDEKFLYNYAYTKIIPEIQRINGIASAQILGSRKFAMRVWLKPDRMRAYDVSAEEILTAMEEQSILARPGRLGRSSGKRAQSLEYVLVYQDRYNEPEQYKDIIIKANDEGEMLKLGDVADVELGSEFFDIYSNLDGDPSASIVLKQTFGSNGSDVIDAVKEKLVELEEEMPPGIDYKISYDVSNFLDASIEQVLHTLRDAFILVAVVVFLFLGDWRSTLIPIIAVPVSLIGAFFVMQLFGLSINLITLFALVLAIGIVVDDAIVVVEAVHMKMEKENLTAYKASYEVLGEIGGAIIAITMVMVSVFIPISFMTGPVGVFYRQFSITMAGSIIISALVALTLTPVLCAMMLKNNHGKPRRKSPINRFIDWFNRKFEKLTGRYIGVLSKIVNRRVVTFGVLIVFCAGIFFTNQTLPAGFIPNEDQGMIYAIIQTPPGATLERTNDVARKLQAICEETEGVESVSSLAGYEIMTEGRGSNAGTCLINLKPWSQREHSVHEIMEELEEETKDLGAVIEYFEPPAVPGFGSSGGFAMRLLDKTDGTDYHEFERINNDFMDALRERKELAGLFTFYAANYPQYELKINNKAAMQKGVSIGKAMENLNILIGSTYEQGFIRFGRFFKVYTQAAPEYRSMPSDLEKLFVKNEEGEMVPYSAFMSMEKRLGPNEITRYNLYNSAAIRGLPASGFTSGDAIKAIEEVAEQTLPRGYDIAWEGLSYDEAQRGNESLYIFIVVLIFVYLVLAAQYESFLLPLAVILSLPVGIFGSFFLLKAMGLANDVYAQIGIIMLVGLLGKNAVLIVEFAVQKRREGSSIRDAAIEGARQRFRPILMTSFAFIAGLIPLVIATGAGAIGNKTIGGSAMGGMIVGTIFGVLLIPGLYYVFAKMADGKSLIKDQHDEPMSEEFFHRNDTVFKLKARLRLMNQRLKKMTTAKNGNKNKKGNQDES; this is translated from the coding sequence ATGTTTAAAAAATTTATACACAGGCCGGTATTGGCCATTGTGATTTCGGTCATAATCGTGTTTACGGGACTGTTGGCCATAAAACAACTGCCTATTTCGCAGTTCCCACAAATCGCCCCCACCACGGTCAATATATTTATTGCCTATCCGGGTTCTAGCGCCGATGTTCTTGTAAAATCAACCCTTATTCCCCTAGAAACGTCCATTAACGGAGTACAGGGTATGCGGTACATCGCTTCCGATGCCACAAGTGCGGGTGAGGGAACGCTTAGGGTGATTTTTGAACCGGGCACCGACCCCAACCAAGCAGTAGTAAGAGTAAAAACACGGGTCGACCAAGTAATGCCGTTGCTGCCGGAGTTGGTGCAGCGTGAAGGGGTGATCATTACCCCGGTACAGCCCAGTATGTTGATGTATGTGAACCTGTACAGTGACGCCAAGAACAATGATGAAAAGTTCCTGTACAATTATGCATATACCAAAATTATTCCCGAAATACAGCGAATCAATGGTATCGCCAGTGCCCAAATTCTGGGTAGCCGCAAGTTTGCCATGCGCGTTTGGTTGAAACCCGATAGAATGAGGGCATATGACGTTTCCGCCGAAGAAATCCTCACGGCCATGGAAGAGCAGAGTATTTTGGCCCGTCCAGGTCGCTTGGGGCGTAGCTCGGGGAAACGTGCACAGTCACTTGAGTATGTATTGGTATATCAAGACCGATACAATGAGCCTGAACAGTACAAGGACATCATTATTAAAGCCAATGATGAGGGTGAGATGCTGAAACTTGGTGATGTTGCCGATGTAGAACTCGGAAGTGAGTTCTTTGATATTTATTCCAACTTGGATGGCGATCCATCCGCTTCCATAGTGCTAAAACAGACCTTTGGTAGTAATGGTAGTGATGTTATCGATGCCGTAAAGGAAAAGCTCGTGGAGCTTGAGGAGGAAATGCCCCCAGGAATCGATTATAAGATAAGCTATGATGTGTCCAATTTCTTGGATGCTTCTATAGAACAAGTGCTACATACCCTACGAGATGCATTTATCCTTGTTGCAGTGGTGGTATTCCTGTTCTTGGGCGATTGGCGTTCGACTTTGATTCCGATCATTGCGGTACCGGTATCACTCATTGGAGCTTTCTTTGTAATGCAGCTCTTCGGACTGTCCATTAACCTGATTACCCTATTTGCCCTGGTGTTGGCCATCGGTATTGTGGTGGATGATGCCATTGTGGTGGTAGAGGCCGTCCATATGAAGATGGAAAAGGAAAATTTGACAGCCTACAAAGCATCTTATGAGGTGTTGGGAGAAATTGGGGGAGCCATTATTGCCATTACCATGGTAATGGTGTCCGTATTCATTCCCATTTCCTTTATGACGGGCCCAGTTGGGGTATTCTATCGACAGTTTTCCATCACCATGGCCGGTTCCATAATAATTTCAGCATTGGTGGCACTTACCCTTACACCGGTATTATGTGCCATGATGTTGAAGAACAACCATGGAAAGCCGAGAAGAAAATCACCCATAAACCGATTTATTGATTGGTTCAATCGCAAGTTTGAAAAACTCACAGGAAGATATATCGGTGTATTGAGCAAGATTGTGAATCGAAGGGTGGTCACATTTGGTGTGTTGATCGTTTTCTGTGCCGGAATATTCTTTACCAATCAGACACTTCCTGCAGGATTCATTCCCAATGAGGACCAAGGAATGATCTATGCGATCATCCAGACGCCTCCCGGTGCCACGTTGGAACGGACCAACGATGTGGCTAGAAAGCTCCAGGCCATTTGCGAGGAAACCGAAGGTGTGGAATCTGTTTCATCTTTGGCGGGATATGAAATCATGACCGAAGGGCGGGGCTCCAACGCTGGTACCTGTCTCATCAACTTAAAGCCATGGTCACAGCGGGAACATTCCGTTCATGAGATCATGGAAGAATTGGAGGAGGAAACCAAAGACCTAGGAGCGGTCATCGAATACTTTGAACCGCCAGCCGTACCCGGTTTTGGTTCATCAGGTGGTTTTGCCATGCGTTTGTTGGACAAGACTGATGGTACAGATTATCATGAGTTTGAAAGAATCAACAATGATTTTATGGATGCCTTGCGTGAACGCAAAGAACTCGCAGGTTTGTTTACGTTCTATGCTGCCAATTATCCGCAGTACGAGTTAAAAATCAATAATAAAGCGGCGATGCAAAAAGGAGTTTCCATAGGAAAGGCCATGGAAAACCTGAACATTCTTATTGGTAGTACCTACGAGCAAGGGTTTATCCGTTTTGGGCGTTTCTTTAAGGTGTATACCCAAGCTGCTCCTGAATATCGCAGTATGCCATCCGATTTGGAAAAACTCTTTGTCAAGAACGAAGAAGGGGAAATGGTGCCCTATTCTGCGTTTATGAGCATGGAAAAAAGATTGGGCCCCAACGAGATTACCCGATATAATCTATACAACTCGGCTGCCATTCGAGGTTTGCCAGCTTCAGGTTTTACAAGTGGCGACGCCATAAAAGCCATAGAGGAGGTTGCAGAACAAACCCTGCCAAGGGGCTACGACATTGCCTGGGAAGGGCTTAGCTACGATGAAGCGCAGCGCGGAAATGAATCACTCTATATCTTTATAGTGGTACTCATCTTCGTGTACTTGGTGCTCGCCGCGCAATATGAGAGCTTCTTGCTGCCCTTGGCGGTGATTTTATCACTTCCAGTTGGTATTTTCGGCTCTTTTTTCCTTTTGAAGGCCATGGGGCTCGCCAACGATGTGTATGCCCAGATCGGAATTATCATGCTGGTGGGGCTGCTGGGTAAAAATGCTGTTTTGATTGTAGAGTTTGCCGTTCAAAAACGTCGCGAAGGTTCCAGCATTCGGGATGCGGCCATAGAAGGAGCCAGACAACGTTTCCGACCTATTTTGATGACATCCTTTGCCTTTATCGCAGGCTTGATTCCATTGGTAATAGCCACAGGTGCCGGTGCCATTGGAAATAAGACCATTGGCGGTTCGGCGATGGGGGGCATGATTGTAGGAACCATTTTCGGGGTCCTATTGATTCCTGGTCTGTATTACGTATTTGCAAAAATGGCTGATGGAAAAAGTTTGATCAAGGATCAGCATGACGAACCGATGTCGGAGGAGTTTTTCCATCGAAATGACACGGTGTTCAAATTGAAGGCCCGCCTGCGCTTGATGAATCAACGTTTGAAAAAAATGACGACTGCAAAAAATGGAAACAAGAATAAAAAAGGCAATCAGGATGAATCATAG
- a CDS encoding amidohydrolase family protein, which translates to MKITVKNYVFLTVCICLLGCSPSTNKKNELSEQRAYEGPIIDMHLHALEDNELSPEPMAMCTPLSTIVQHFDPQNDFGDIFWGKAVNPDCTNPYWSPVTYKEYVDRLNHQVKTYKITAVTSGSLQATKKLMDHFPDQFMRGIQFRINRDSIAVDSLKSIVQNEGMDILGEISNQYGGIAPNDPIMYPYYAMAEEMDVPILLHMGSGLPGTPLFLNPEYQVGHSNPLLLEEILKKYPKMRISIAHYGEPFIDELIAMMYHYPQLYVDLGGIQWCYPREYFYQSHLKKLIDAGFGKRIMFGSDMIIWPELIEESIAIINNADFLTYEQKADIFYNNAARFLRLSKN; encoded by the coding sequence ATGAAAATCACTGTAAAGAATTACGTGTTCCTTACAGTTTGTATTTGCCTTTTAGGATGTTCCCCCAGTACAAACAAGAAGAACGAATTGAGCGAACAAAGGGCCTATGAAGGGCCTATAATCGACATGCATCTCCATGCTCTGGAGGACAATGAACTGTCGCCAGAACCTATGGCGATGTGCACCCCCCTTTCCACCATCGTCCAACATTTTGACCCTCAGAATGACTTTGGCGATATTTTTTGGGGGAAAGCGGTTAATCCAGATTGTACAAATCCCTATTGGTCTCCTGTAACCTACAAGGAATATGTGGATAGACTCAACCATCAGGTTAAAACCTATAAGATTACAGCCGTAACCAGTGGTAGCCTCCAAGCAACTAAAAAATTGATGGACCATTTCCCCGACCAATTCATGCGAGGGATTCAATTTCGCATTAATCGGGACAGTATCGCTGTAGACAGTCTCAAGTCCATAGTACAAAATGAGGGAATGGACATTTTAGGGGAAATAAGCAATCAATATGGAGGTATTGCTCCTAACGACCCTATAATGTATCCATATTATGCCATGGCCGAGGAAATGGATGTTCCGATTCTGCTTCATATGGGAAGTGGGCTTCCCGGAACCCCTTTGTTTCTGAATCCCGAGTACCAAGTGGGCCATTCCAATCCCTTGCTTTTGGAAGAAATTTTGAAAAAATATCCCAAGATGCGGATATCCATTGCCCATTATGGGGAGCCGTTCATTGACGAACTTATTGCGATGATGTACCATTACCCACAGTTATATGTGGATTTGGGAGGTATACAATGGTGCTATCCACGTGAATATTTTTATCAAAGTCATCTTAAAAAATTGATAGATGCTGGCTTTGGAAAGCGTATCATGTTCGGTTCCGATATGATTATTTGGCCAGAATTGATAGAAGAATCCATAGCCATTATAAATAATGCTGATTTTCTGACCTATGAACAGAAGGCAGATATCTTTTACAACAACGCAGCCCGCTTTTTGAGGCTGTCCAAAAATTGA
- a CDS encoding efflux transporter outer membrane subunit, whose translation MNHRKTLLIGMIGMIVLYSCVPTREIRDEDVAVPKNYQNQSTDTLNTGLVEWKEFFKDPNLIALIDTALVKNQELNIMLQRVDMAQNRIQAKKGEYLPFVNIQAGAEVDKVGEYTRNGAVEKNLEVKEGEEFPEPLTNYGVGAFATWELDVWKKLRNEKKAAVYEYLSSVEGKNFMVTNLVAEIADSYYELMALDNQMVMIDQNLEIQQNALRMVKLQKQAARATELAVKRFQAEVMKNQSHKYEIQQQIVEVENRLNFLIGRTPQHINRASDSFIDAPIDTMYAGIPSQLLQNRPDIRKAEYELAAAKLDTKAAKANFYPQFTIKAGLGLEAFDTKYLTTTPESVLYSAIGDMVAPLINRNAIKAQYKSATDRQLQAVFEYEKAILNAYIEVANQLSNIDNLKKSYELKDGQVQALTESIDLSTRLFQSARVEYIEVLLAQREALESRMELVETKRDQLLAQVNMYRALGGGWN comes from the coding sequence ATGAATCATAGAAAAACACTTTTAATTGGAATGATAGGAATGATTGTCCTTTATTCCTGTGTGCCCACAAGAGAAATCAGGGATGAGGACGTAGCAGTTCCAAAAAACTATCAAAACCAATCAACCGATACCTTAAATACTGGTTTGGTGGAATGGAAGGAGTTTTTTAAAGACCCCAATCTCATTGCCTTGATCGATACTGCCTTGGTCAAAAACCAAGAGTTGAACATTATGTTGCAACGAGTGGATATGGCCCAAAATAGGATTCAAGCCAAAAAAGGGGAGTATTTACCCTTTGTGAACATCCAGGCGGGAGCTGAGGTCGACAAAGTAGGTGAGTACACCCGAAATGGCGCCGTTGAAAAAAACCTAGAGGTAAAGGAAGGCGAAGAGTTCCCCGAACCCCTGACCAATTATGGGGTCGGGGCGTTCGCTACATGGGAGCTCGATGTATGGAAGAAGTTGCGCAATGAGAAGAAGGCCGCCGTATACGAATACCTTTCCAGCGTAGAGGGCAAAAACTTTATGGTGACCAACTTGGTCGCGGAAATTGCCGATTCATATTATGAATTAATGGCATTGGACAACCAAATGGTCATGATAGACCAAAACCTGGAGATACAGCAGAATGCCCTTCGTATGGTGAAATTGCAAAAGCAAGCCGCCCGTGCTACGGAGTTGGCAGTGAAGCGCTTCCAAGCTGAGGTAATGAAAAACCAAAGCCATAAGTATGAAATCCAACAGCAGATCGTGGAAGTGGAGAACCGATTGAACTTTTTGATCGGACGTACCCCTCAACATATCAATAGGGCCTCCGATAGTTTTATTGATGCACCTATCGATACCATGTATGCCGGAATACCATCGCAATTGTTGCAAAATCGTCCCGATATCCGTAAAGCCGAATATGAACTGGCAGCCGCCAAATTGGACACCAAGGCGGCAAAGGCCAATTTTTATCCGCAGTTTACGATAAAGGCAGGTCTAGGGCTGGAAGCCTTTGATACGAAATACCTGACCACTACTCCGGAATCCGTTCTATATTCGGCCATTGGTGATATGGTAGCGCCTTTGATCAACAGAAATGCAATAAAGGCTCAGTACAAAAGTGCGACCGACCGACAGTTGCAAGCTGTTTTTGAATATGAAAAGGCCATTTTGAATGCCTATATCGAGGTGGCCAACCAGTTGTCCAATATCGATAACTTAAAAAAGAGCTATGAATTAAAGGATGGTCAAGTACAGGCCCTAACGGAATCCATAGACCTCTCTACACGATTGTTCCAATCCGCAAGGGTGGAATACATTGAAGTGCTTTTGGCACAGCGTGAGGCTTTGGAATCCCGAATGGAATTGGTTGAGACCAAAAGAGACCAGTTGTTGGCCCAGGTAAATATGTACCGCGCCTTGGGCGGCGGCTGGAATTAG